One segment of Arcanobacterium phocae DNA contains the following:
- a CDS encoding ABC transporter substrate-binding protein, with translation MTTLSHRSKVAAVLATVSLAAAGLAGCSSDSAGKASSGEDGKTEATLEYVHRLPDGEGMVKVQEIVDRWNKDHPDMTVKATKFDGKAADLFQKLEKDVATDTAPCLAQLGYSEVPEAFVKGMVEDVTKQAEKYKDNFSGAYGQMAAGGKLVGLPQDTGPLVYFYDKAEFDALGLSVPTTLDELKETAKKAAEQGKYILNFEPDEAAHWLSAQAAAVGDAWFTTENDKWKINTQNKGSEVVANFWQELIDAKAVTTINRWDDAYTKALTDKKVIGNIGAAWEAGFMLDPVVPEDAEGTWRVALLPDFGEGVKTGPDGGSGVAVMKGCKHIDEAMEFNNWFNTQTADLATQGLVVAAKGDVTTPEKIKRQFGGQDVFTELAKANQGLNPDFQYIPGFSAVGQKMVDTAANVIDSKGKIADIFAAAQEESVKTLKNLKLPVVE, from the coding sequence ATGACAACACTGTCGCATCGCAGCAAAGTTGCTGCCGTTTTGGCAACTGTTTCACTCGCAGCAGCCGGTCTTGCTGGTTGCTCATCGGACTCGGCTGGAAAAGCATCGTCCGGCGAAGACGGAAAAACAGAAGCCACACTTGAGTACGTCCATCGTTTGCCAGATGGTGAAGGCATGGTCAAAGTTCAAGAAATCGTAGATCGATGGAACAAAGATCACCCGGATATGACAGTCAAGGCAACCAAATTCGATGGTAAAGCTGCAGATCTATTCCAGAAGCTCGAAAAGGATGTGGCAACCGATACCGCCCCATGTTTAGCACAGCTCGGATACTCTGAGGTCCCAGAAGCATTCGTGAAGGGTATGGTTGAAGACGTCACCAAGCAGGCAGAAAAGTACAAGGACAACTTCTCCGGTGCGTACGGCCAGATGGCAGCCGGTGGAAAGCTTGTAGGTTTACCGCAAGATACCGGCCCGCTCGTCTACTTCTATGACAAGGCAGAATTCGATGCTCTCGGGTTGTCCGTGCCAACTACGCTCGATGAGCTGAAAGAAACTGCTAAGAAGGCAGCGGAACAAGGCAAGTACATTTTGAATTTCGAACCCGATGAAGCCGCTCACTGGCTTTCAGCACAGGCTGCCGCTGTAGGCGATGCGTGGTTCACTACCGAAAATGATAAGTGGAAGATCAATACTCAAAACAAGGGATCTGAGGTAGTAGCTAACTTCTGGCAAGAACTCATCGATGCCAAGGCAGTCACCACGATTAACCGCTGGGATGATGCATACACTAAGGCATTGACCGATAAGAAGGTTATTGGAAACATCGGTGCAGCTTGGGAAGCTGGTTTTATGCTTGACCCAGTTGTTCCCGAAGATGCTGAAGGTACTTGGCGAGTAGCTCTACTACCAGATTTCGGTGAAGGCGTGAAGACCGGCCCTGACGGTGGATCTGGTGTTGCCGTGATGAAGGGCTGCAAGCACATCGACGAGGCAATGGAGTTCAACAACTGGTTCAATACCCAGACGGCAGATCTTGCAACACAAGGCCTTGTTGTTGCAGCTAAGGGAGACGTGACTACTCCAGAAAAGATTAAGCGTCAGTTTGGTGGACAAGACGTTTTCACCGAGCTTGCCAAGGCAAACCAGGGCTTGAACCCTGACTTCCAGTACATCCCAGGATTCTCTGCGGTAGGCCAAAAGATGGTTGATACGGCAGCGAACGTCATTGATTCCAAGGGCAAGATTGCCGATATTTTCGCGGCAGCTCAAGAAGAATCGGTGAAGACGCTTAAGAATCTCAAACTACCAGTAGTCGAATAG